In Deferribacteraceae bacterium V6Fe1, one genomic interval encodes:
- a CDS encoding ABC transporter ATP-binding protein, with protein MIENVDIQIEVKGLYKSFGNFEVHKGIDLLIPRGAITVILGPSGTGKSVLLKQIMGLIKPDKGEILVDGVDITKLDKNDLIKVRKKFGMLFQNAALFDSMSVYENVAFPLREHTKLKEKEIRDIVIEKLRVVGLKNVEEKMPSELSGGMRKRVGLARAIALEPDIILYDEPTTGLDPIMKDVVDNLIYNTQKELNITSVVISHDIDSTIKIADYVAMIYDGKTVINGTVEDLRTTDNPYVQQFLSGSMDGPIKIF; from the coding sequence ATGATTGAAAATGTTGATATTCAGATTGAAGTAAAAGGGCTTTATAAGAGCTTTGGTAATTTTGAGGTTCATAAAGGGATAGACCTTTTAATTCCAAGAGGTGCTATTACTGTTATACTTGGTCCGTCAGGGACGGGAAAAAGTGTATTGTTAAAGCAAATTATGGGTCTAATCAAGCCTGACAAGGGTGAAATATTGGTTGATGGAGTTGATATTACTAAATTAGATAAGAATGATTTGATTAAAGTGAGAAAAAAGTTTGGGATGTTATTTCAAAATGCTGCTCTTTTTGATTCCATGAGTGTTTATGAAAATGTGGCTTTCCCACTTAGAGAGCACACTAAATTGAAAGAGAAAGAGATTAGAGATATTGTGATAGAAAAATTGAGGGTTGTCGGTCTTAAAAATGTGGAAGAAAAAATGCCGTCTGAACTGTCAGGAGGTATGCGAAAAAGGGTTGGTCTTGCTAGAGCCATTGCCCTTGAGCCGGATATAATTTTGTATGATGAGCCAACAACGGGGCTTGATCCGATTATGAAAGATGTAGTAGACAATCTTATTTACAACACTCAAAAAGAGCTCAATATTACTTCCGTTGTCATTTCTCATGATATTGACAGCACTATTAAGATTGCTGATTATGTGGCAATGATTTATGACGGGAAAACTGTTATAAACGGGACTGTTGAGGATTTAAGGACTACCGATAATCCTTATGTCCAGCAATTTTTAAGCGGCTCTATGGATGGACCTATTAAAATTTTTTAA